From Erinaceus europaeus chromosome 9, mEriEur2.1, whole genome shotgun sequence, one genomic window encodes:
- the CLDN8 gene encoding claudin-8 — protein sequence MATYALQIAGLVLGGVGMVGTMAVTVMPQWRVSAFIGSNIVVFENLWEGLWMSCMRHANIRMQCKIYDSLLALSPDLQASRGLMCAASVLSFLAFMTAILGMKCTRCTGEDEKMKSHILLTAGILFILTGTVVLIPVSWVANSIIRDFYNPIVDAAQKRELGEALYIGWTTALVLMAGGALFCCVYCCTEKSSNYRYSIPSHRTTQKSYHLEKKSPSVYSKSQYV from the coding sequence ATGGCGACCTATGCCTTACAAATCGCTGGCCTGGTGCTGGGGGGAGTTGGCATGGTGGGCACCATGGCTGTCACGGTCATGCCTCAGTGGAGAGTGTCTGCCTTCATAGGAAGCAACATCGTGGTCTTTGAAAACCTCTGGGAAGGATTGTGGATGAGTTGTATGAGACATGCCAACATCCGAATGCAGTGCAAGATCTATGATTCCCTGCTGGCTCTCTCTCCGGACCTGCAGGCATCCAGGGGGCTGATGTGCGCTGCCTCGGTGCTATCCTTCTTGGCTTTCATGACGGCTATTCTGGGCATGAAGTGCACCCGCTGCACAGGAGAGGATGAGAAGATGAAGAGCCACATCCTGCTAACAGCCGGGATCCTCTTTATCCTCACGGGCACCGTGGTGCTTATCCCTGTGAGTTGGGTTGCTAACTCCATCATCCGGGATTTCTACAACCCCATAGTGGACGCTGCCCAGAAGCGTGAGCTGGGAGAAGCCCTGTACATAGGCTGGACCACTGCACTGGTGCTGATGGCAGGAGGGGCGCTCTTCTGCTGTGTTTACTGCTGCACTGAAAAGAGCAGTAATTACAGATATTCTATCCCTTCCCATCGCACCACCCAGAAGAGCTATCACCTGGAAAAGAAATCACCCAGTGTGTACTCTAAAAGTCAGTATGTGTAG